One Streptomyces sp. P9-A2 DNA window includes the following coding sequences:
- a CDS encoding DUF4118 domain-containing protein, with protein sequence MLRYLTRGQVAVAAALAVPLAVCAVLVPFRTGMSNTNAALVLVVAVVAVATLGHRVAGALTALSAAVWFDFFLTRPYEAFTVTKSADIATAVLLLVVGVAVSQLSARTRELKVIAITDADYLAQIHHTACLAETATSPHTVIDHVCRQLVGLLGLSGCRFEYGTLIGHPPRLEKDGTIVWGRRHWDADRYGLPGEELELRVFHNGRFYGRFLLQPAPGSAPPLAARLVAVTLADQAGAALDTAGRARA encoded by the coding sequence ATGCTGCGGTATCTCACCCGGGGTCAGGTGGCGGTTGCGGCTGCCCTCGCGGTGCCACTGGCCGTGTGTGCGGTGCTGGTGCCCTTCCGGACCGGAATGTCCAACACCAACGCCGCTCTGGTGCTGGTCGTCGCCGTGGTGGCCGTGGCCACTCTGGGCCACCGTGTCGCCGGCGCGCTCACCGCACTGTCCGCGGCGGTGTGGTTCGACTTCTTCCTCACCCGCCCCTACGAAGCGTTCACCGTCACCAAGTCTGCGGACATCGCTACCGCCGTGTTGCTCCTCGTCGTCGGTGTCGCCGTCTCCCAGCTCTCGGCCCGGACGCGAGAGCTGAAGGTGATCGCCATTACCGATGCCGACTACCTGGCACAGATTCACCACACCGCTTGCCTGGCCGAGACCGCCACGAGCCCGCACACGGTGATCGACCATGTGTGCCGACAGCTCGTGGGGCTGCTCGGCCTGAGCGGCTGCCGTTTCGAGTACGGCACCCTCATCGGGCATCCGCCCCGGCTGGAGAAGGACGGAACCATCGTCTGGGGTCGCCGACACTGGGACGCCGACCGTTACGGTCTGCCGGGCGAGGAGCTGGAGCTGCGGGTCTTTCACAACGGACGCTTCTACGGCCGGTTCCTGCTCCAGCCCGCGCCCGGGTCGGCACCCCCACTGGCCGCACGTCTGGTCGCGGTGACCCTGGCCGACCAGGCTGGGGCGGCACTCGACACGGCCGGCCGCGCCCGCGCTTGA
- the kdpC gene encoding potassium-transporting ATPase subunit KdpC, giving the protein MRAILPPVLQHHLVALRMLLAFTVITGIAYPLLITVIAQAGLSHQANGSLLTTNGTPVASSLIGQNFTLPTKNPHDAQEPLRPDPKWFQPRPSAGGYDPMNSGASNLGPNNTTLIKTIKSRRAAVAAFDGVPSSSVPADAVTASGSGLDPAISPAYAYEQAGRIARARHVDPAKVRALIAQHVQGRVLGFLGQKRVNVVKLNHDLARPM; this is encoded by the coding sequence GTGCGCGCCATCCTCCCGCCCGTACTCCAGCACCATCTGGTGGCCCTGCGCATGCTGCTGGCGTTCACCGTGATCACCGGCATCGCCTACCCGCTGCTCATCACCGTCATCGCCCAGGCCGGCCTGTCCCACCAGGCCAACGGCTCCCTGCTGACAACGAACGGCACGCCGGTGGCCTCGAGCCTGATCGGCCAGAACTTCACCCTGCCCACGAAGAATCCCCACGACGCCCAGGAGCCGCTGCGCCCCGACCCCAAGTGGTTCCAGCCCCGCCCGTCCGCGGGTGGCTACGACCCCATGAACTCCGGCGCCTCCAACCTCGGCCCGAACAACACCACCCTGATCAAGACCATCAAGAGCCGCCGAGCCGCCGTCGCCGCCTTCGACGGGGTCCCGTCCTCGTCCGTCCCCGCGGACGCCGTCACCGCCAGCGGCTCCGGACTCGACCCGGCGATCTCCCCGGCGTACGCCTACGAACAGGCCGGCCGCATCGCGAGAGCCCGCCATGTCGACCCCGCCAAGGTCAGGGCGCTGATCGCACAGCACGTCCAGGGACGCGTGCTGGGTTTCCTGGGGCAGAAACGCGTCAACGTCGTCAAACTCAACCACGACCTGGCCAGACCGATGTGA
- the kdpB gene encoding potassium-transporting ATPase subunit KdpB encodes MTTTAAPAPVPPRGGRPQQRISGGLLDPKQLLVAFPDALRKLDPRSMFHNPVMFVVEVGAVLTMLSAIRTPSVFAWVITAWLWLTSLFANLAEAVAEGRGKAQAETLRRTKTMATARRLIDWRPGATGTAEEEVPGVALRVGDHVVVEAGQIIPGDGDVVEGIASVDESAITGESAPVIRESGGDRSAVTGGTKVLSDRIVVKITSKPGETFIDRMIALVEGAARQKTPNEIALNILLASLTIVFLIAVVTLQPFALFAGAEQTIVILVALVVALIPTTIGALLSAIGIAGMDRLVQRNVLAMSGRAVEAAGDVNTLLLDKTGTITLGNRQAAEFLPVDGVGVEELADASQLSSIADETPEGRSIVVLAKQQHALRGRSEGELAQAQFVPFTAQSRMSGVDLNDPHENRSLRKGAATAVMRWVRDHGGHPTAEVGDIVDGISASGGTPLVVGEVTRHGGPPVARVLGVIHLKDVVKEGMRERFHELRRMGIRTIMITGDNPLTARAIAQEAGVDDFLAEATPEDKMALIRREQQSGKLVAMTGDGTNDAPALAQADVGVAMNTGTSAAKEAGNMVDLDSNPTKLIEIVEIGKQLLITRGALTTFSIANDVAKYFAIIPAMFASVYPGLDKLNIMRLHSPTSAITSAIVFNALIIIALIPLALRGVRYRPSSAANLLSRNIWMYGLGGLVLPFLGIKLLDLFIQFIPGLR; translated from the coding sequence ATGACCACGACCGCCGCTCCCGCTCCCGTCCCGCCGCGCGGCGGGCGTCCGCAGCAACGGATCTCGGGCGGACTGCTCGATCCCAAGCAGCTTCTGGTGGCGTTTCCCGATGCGCTGCGCAAGCTGGATCCGCGCTCGATGTTCCACAACCCCGTGATGTTCGTGGTGGAGGTCGGAGCGGTCCTGACCATGCTGTCGGCCATCAGGACACCCAGTGTCTTCGCCTGGGTGATCACGGCGTGGCTCTGGCTGACGTCCCTCTTCGCCAATCTCGCCGAAGCCGTGGCCGAGGGACGAGGCAAGGCCCAGGCGGAGACTCTGCGCCGCACCAAGACGATGGCGACGGCCCGCCGTCTCATCGACTGGAGGCCGGGCGCGACCGGCACCGCGGAGGAGGAGGTCCCGGGCGTCGCCCTCCGCGTGGGCGATCACGTCGTCGTCGAGGCCGGGCAGATCATCCCCGGCGACGGGGATGTGGTCGAGGGCATCGCGAGCGTCGACGAGTCGGCCATCACGGGCGAGTCGGCGCCGGTGATCCGCGAGTCGGGCGGAGACCGGTCGGCCGTCACGGGCGGCACGAAGGTGCTCTCGGACCGGATCGTCGTGAAGATCACCTCAAAGCCGGGGGAGACCTTCATCGACCGGATGATCGCACTCGTGGAAGGCGCCGCGCGGCAGAAGACGCCGAACGAGATCGCACTCAACATCCTGCTGGCCTCCCTCACGATCGTCTTCCTGATCGCGGTGGTGACCCTGCAGCCCTTCGCCCTCTTCGCGGGGGCCGAGCAGACCATCGTCATCCTCGTCGCCCTCGTCGTGGCCTTGATCCCCACGACGATCGGAGCGTTGCTGTCGGCGATCGGCATCGCGGGCATGGACCGGCTGGTGCAGCGCAACGTGCTGGCGATGTCCGGACGCGCGGTGGAGGCCGCGGGCGACGTCAACACCCTCCTGCTCGACAAGACGGGCACCATCACCCTCGGCAACCGCCAGGCCGCCGAGTTCCTGCCCGTGGACGGGGTGGGCGTCGAGGAACTCGCGGACGCCTCCCAGCTGTCGTCGATCGCCGACGAGACGCCCGAGGGCCGCTCGATCGTCGTCCTCGCCAAGCAGCAGCACGCGCTACGCGGCCGTAGTGAAGGAGAACTGGCCCAGGCACAGTTCGTCCCCTTCACCGCGCAGAGCCGGATGAGCGGTGTCGACCTCAACGACCCTCACGAGAACCGATCCCTGCGCAAGGGGGCGGCAACGGCAGTGATGCGCTGGGTCCGTGACCACGGCGGTCACCCCACGGCAGAGGTCGGTGACATCGTCGATGGCATCTCCGCAAGCGGCGGCACCCCGCTGGTCGTCGGCGAGGTGACCCGGCACGGCGGCCCACCCGTCGCCCGCGTCCTGGGCGTCATCCACCTCAAGGACGTCGTCAAGGAAGGCATGCGCGAACGCTTCCACGAACTGCGCCGGATGGGCATCCGCACCATCATGATCACCGGCGACAACCCGCTCACCGCCCGCGCCATCGCCCAGGAGGCGGGCGTGGACGACTTCCTCGCCGAGGCCACCCCCGAGGACAAGATGGCCCTGATCCGGCGCGAACAGCAGAGCGGCAAGCTGGTCGCGATGACCGGCGACGGCACGAACGACGCCCCGGCGCTCGCCCAGGCAGATGTCGGCGTGGCCATGAACACCGGTACCTCGGCCGCCAAGGAGGCCGGGAACATGGTGGACCTGGACTCCAACCCGACCAAGCTCATCGAGATCGTCGAGATCGGCAAACAACTGCTGATCACCCGTGGCGCGCTCACGACCTTCTCGATCGCCAACGACGTCGCGAAGTACTTCGCGATCATCCCGGCGATGTTCGCGAGTGTCTACCCCGGCCTGGACAAGCTCAACATCATGCGCCTGCACAGCCCGACCTCGGCGATCACCTCCGCGATCGTCTTCAACGCGCTGATCATCATCGCCCTGATCCCGCTCGCTCTGCGCGGCGTGCGCTACCGGCCCTCCTCCGCCGCGAACCTGCTCAGCCGCAACATCTGGATGTACGGGCTCGGCGGCCTGGTGCTGCCGTTCCTGGGCATCAAACTGCTCGACCTCTTCATCCAGTTCATCCCCGGCCTGCGCTGA
- the kdpA gene encoding potassium-transporting ATPase subunit KdpA produces the protein MNDTLAGWLQVLALVAALGLSYRPLGDYTARVLTTDRHGRAEHLVYRAGGVNAGIDQTWPAYLRSLLAFSAVSVLFLYAFLRLQNHLPLSLGMKPVTTDQSFNTAASFVTNTNWQSYSGESTMGHLVQMAGLAVQNFVSAAVGIAVVAALIRGFTRKKTDQVGNFWVDLTRIVLRVLLPCAFVFAIVLVASGVVQNFHGFHDITTIAGGQQRLPGGPVASQEAIKQLGTNGGGFYNANSAHPFENPNALTNLIQIYLMLVIAFSLPRTFGTMVGDNRQGYAIVAVMALIWGASVAIVTANELHSVSSAAGHAAGAMTEGKETRFGIWASALFAVSTTLTSCGAVNSFHDSYTPGGGGMLIFNMMLGEIAPGGTGSGLYGILILALITVFVAGLMVGRTPEYLGKKLRGREMKFASLYILTTPALALTGAGLAMAFPGERAAMLNSGPHGFSEVLYAFASAANNNGSAFAGLSVNTVWYNTALGVVMLVGRFLPMVFVLALAGSLAGQQHVPVTAGTLPTHRPQFVGLLTGVILIVVGLTYFPALALGPLAEGLH, from the coding sequence ATGAACGACACCCTCGCGGGCTGGCTCCAGGTGCTCGCCCTGGTGGCCGCGCTCGGTCTTTCGTATCGGCCGCTGGGTGATTACACGGCCCGGGTCCTGACCACCGATCGCCATGGGCGGGCTGAACACCTGGTCTACCGGGCAGGCGGAGTGAACGCCGGCATCGATCAGACGTGGCCGGCCTATCTGCGCAGCCTCCTGGCCTTCTCCGCGGTGTCGGTACTGTTCCTGTACGCGTTCCTGCGTCTGCAGAACCATCTCCCGCTGTCGCTGGGGATGAAGCCGGTCACCACGGACCAGTCCTTCAACACCGCGGCATCCTTCGTCACCAACACCAACTGGCAGTCGTACTCCGGCGAGTCGACCATGGGGCATCTGGTCCAGATGGCGGGCCTCGCCGTACAGAACTTCGTCTCCGCTGCCGTGGGCATCGCCGTCGTCGCCGCACTGATCCGCGGATTCACCAGGAAGAAGACCGATCAAGTCGGGAACTTCTGGGTGGACCTGACACGGATCGTGCTGCGCGTTCTGCTGCCCTGTGCGTTCGTTTTCGCGATCGTTCTGGTGGCCTCCGGGGTCGTCCAGAATTTCCACGGATTCCACGACATCACCACCATCGCGGGCGGGCAGCAGCGCCTGCCCGGCGGGCCGGTCGCCTCCCAGGAGGCCATCAAACAGCTGGGAACCAACGGCGGTGGTTTCTACAACGCGAACTCCGCACACCCCTTCGAGAACCCCAACGCCTTGACCAATCTGATCCAGATCTACCTCATGCTGGTCATCGCGTTCTCGCTGCCGCGGACTTTCGGGACGATGGTCGGCGACAACCGCCAGGGCTACGCGATCGTCGCCGTGATGGCGTTGATCTGGGGTGCCTCGGTCGCCATCGTGACCGCCAACGAGCTGCACAGCGTCAGCAGCGCGGCCGGTCACGCGGCCGGCGCCATGACGGAGGGCAAGGAGACACGGTTCGGGATCTGGGCCTCGGCGCTGTTCGCCGTGTCCACCACCCTCACGTCGTGCGGAGCGGTCAACTCCTTCCACGACTCTTACACGCCGGGCGGCGGCGGAATGCTGATCTTCAACATGATGCTGGGGGAGATCGCGCCCGGCGGCACCGGTTCCGGGCTCTACGGGATCCTGATCCTCGCGCTCATCACGGTCTTCGTCGCCGGCCTGATGGTCGGCCGTACGCCCGAGTACCTGGGCAAGAAACTCCGGGGCCGGGAGATGAAGTTCGCTTCGCTCTACATCCTGACCACACCGGCGCTCGCGCTGACCGGCGCAGGCCTGGCGATGGCGTTCCCGGGTGAGAGAGCCGCCATGCTCAACTCCGGGCCACACGGCTTCTCCGAGGTCCTGTACGCCTTCGCGTCGGCCGCGAACAACAACGGCTCGGCGTTCGCGGGGCTGAGCGTGAACACCGTCTGGTACAACACCGCGCTCGGCGTGGTGATGCTCGTCGGCCGGTTCCTGCCGATGGTGTTCGTCCTGGCACTCGCCGGCTCGCTCGCCGGGCAGCAGCACGTTCCGGTCACCGCGGGCACCCTGCCCACGCACCGGCCGCAGTTCGTCGGGCTGTTGACCGGGGTCATCCTCATCGTCGTCGGCCTGACGTACTTCCCCGCCCTCGCGCTCGGCCCTCTCGCGGAGGGTCTGCACTGA
- the kdpF gene encoding K(+)-transporting ATPase subunit F: MSLENIVGLIVAVCLVIYLVVCLVFPERF; this comes from the coding sequence GTGAGCCTGGAAAACATCGTTGGTCTGATCGTTGCCGTGTGCCTCGTGATCTATCTGGTCGTCTGCCTGGTCTTCCCCGAGAGGTTCTAG
- a CDS encoding sensor histidine kinase, with product MARGRLRIYLGAAPGVGKTYAMLVEGQRLRSLGADVVVGFVEPHGRRPTAAMADGLETIPRCTLIHRGAAFTEMDLDAVLARRPQVVLVDELAHSNVPGARTAKRWQDVEECLDAGIDVVTTLNVQHLESLNDVIRQITGVRQRETLPDEVARHADQIELVDLPPEVLRRRMVHGDIYPPDRIESALTHYFRVGNLTALRELALLWLADRVEEGLQRYRAEHGISAPWETRERILVALSGGAEGETLIRRAARISARTPGAELLALHVVPEDGLTGIDPAVLDAQRLLLESLGGSYHQTTGGDVVDAMLQFAEAENVTQIVLGASRRGRLASFLRAGAGERTIKGSGRIDVHIVTHEEAADSAALRLSHPILGMGPRRYWSALAGTVVLLPLLTLLLIALRDHLGLSSDLVVFLLAVVVVALVGGLYPALFAAVAAALLADYYFTAPVHSLAVERADEVTALVVFVATAALVGTAAGAAAQRTHQAVRVTSEARVLSRLAAAVMRGQDLPALLEQIRESFGLVSISLLERNSEASFVPRWYVVASSGERPPEGPGEADVESPVDDRLTLVARGSALSMEDRRVLAACAAELGPAHARGRIAGPSSGTDLLADAERTRASLLLAAGRDLRAPLHTAEESLLRLGRRRVGEPAPEEAQLLDTARAAVHRAAQLVTDLDDLSRLHAGALDLYLRPVDLNEALGAALDDLGPGGHPIVLRLPEQLPDVIADAALLTRALTALGADALRHSLPDRPPVFTAEVRGDRLEIRVEDGMPGRGPEPDITATRASGSRGDSLALRLSRDLAEAMDGSLETAAEGAAFSVTLTLPSAAPGGNATSGRAE from the coding sequence GTGGCACGTGGACGGTTGCGGATCTACCTCGGGGCCGCCCCCGGGGTCGGGAAGACGTATGCGATGCTCGTGGAGGGGCAGCGGCTGCGGTCGCTGGGCGCGGATGTCGTCGTGGGCTTCGTCGAGCCCCATGGGCGTCGGCCGACCGCTGCCATGGCTGACGGGCTGGAGACGATCCCCCGGTGCACTCTGATCCATCGTGGTGCGGCCTTCACCGAGATGGATCTCGACGCGGTGCTGGCCCGCCGTCCTCAGGTCGTGCTGGTCGACGAGCTGGCCCACAGCAACGTTCCGGGGGCCCGCACCGCCAAGCGGTGGCAGGACGTCGAGGAGTGCCTGGACGCCGGCATCGATGTCGTCACCACGCTCAACGTCCAGCACCTGGAATCCCTCAATGACGTGATCCGGCAGATCACCGGGGTCAGGCAGCGGGAGACTCTGCCCGACGAGGTGGCGCGCCATGCCGACCAGATCGAACTGGTGGACCTGCCGCCCGAGGTGCTGCGTCGCCGCATGGTGCATGGCGACATCTACCCACCGGACCGCATCGAATCCGCCCTCACCCACTACTTCAGGGTCGGCAACCTCACCGCACTGCGCGAACTGGCCCTGTTGTGGCTCGCCGACCGAGTGGAGGAGGGTCTGCAGCGCTACCGCGCCGAACACGGCATCTCTGCCCCCTGGGAGACCCGGGAGCGGATCCTGGTGGCCCTGAGCGGTGGTGCGGAGGGCGAGACCCTCATCAGGCGCGCAGCGCGGATCAGCGCTCGTACCCCCGGCGCCGAATTGCTGGCACTCCATGTTGTCCCGGAGGATGGGCTCACCGGCATCGATCCGGCGGTGCTGGATGCCCAGCGCCTGCTTCTGGAGTCGCTCGGCGGCAGCTACCACCAGACCACGGGCGGGGACGTTGTCGATGCCATGCTCCAGTTCGCCGAGGCGGAGAACGTCACTCAGATCGTGCTGGGCGCGAGCCGGCGCGGCCGTCTCGCCTCCTTCCTGAGAGCAGGCGCGGGCGAGCGGACGATCAAGGGGTCCGGCCGCATCGACGTGCACATCGTCACGCATGAGGAGGCGGCCGACTCGGCTGCGCTCAGGCTTTCGCATCCCATTCTCGGCATGGGCCCACGGCGGTACTGGTCCGCGCTGGCCGGCACCGTGGTGCTGCTGCCCCTGCTGACGCTCCTGCTGATCGCCCTGCGGGACCACCTCGGTCTCTCCAGCGACCTGGTGGTCTTTCTCCTCGCCGTCGTGGTGGTCGCCCTGGTCGGTGGGCTCTACCCCGCTCTGTTCGCCGCCGTCGCGGCGGCGCTGCTCGCCGATTACTACTTCACCGCACCGGTGCATTCGCTGGCCGTGGAGCGCGCCGACGAGGTCACTGCTCTCGTGGTCTTCGTCGCCACGGCGGCTCTCGTCGGCACTGCTGCGGGAGCGGCTGCGCAACGTACGCACCAGGCCGTGCGCGTGACATCGGAGGCGCGGGTGCTGAGCCGCCTGGCTGCCGCCGTAATGCGTGGCCAGGACCTGCCGGCGCTGCTCGAGCAGATCCGGGAGTCTTTCGGCCTGGTCTCGATCAGCCTGCTGGAGAGAAATTCGGAAGCATCTTTCGTGCCCCGCTGGTACGTGGTCGCCAGCTCCGGGGAACGGCCGCCGGAAGGACCGGGTGAGGCGGATGTGGAGAGCCCGGTCGACGACCGTCTCACGCTCGTCGCCCGCGGCTCGGCACTGAGCATGGAGGACCGTCGCGTTCTCGCCGCATGCGCCGCCGAGCTGGGGCCGGCTCATGCCAGGGGGCGGATCGCCGGGCCTTCCAGTGGCACGGACCTTCTCGCCGACGCCGAGCGCACCCGGGCATCTCTGCTTCTGGCGGCGGGCCGGGACTTGCGTGCTCCGCTGCACACTGCCGAGGAGTCGCTCCTGCGCTTGGGGCGTCGGCGTGTCGGCGAGCCGGCTCCGGAAGAGGCACAGCTTTTGGATACTGCCCGCGCGGCCGTGCACCGCGCGGCGCAGTTGGTCACCGATCTCGATGACCTGAGCCGTCTGCATGCCGGAGCCCTCGATCTGTATCTCCGCCCGGTCGACCTCAACGAGGCGCTGGGCGCCGCCCTGGACGACCTCGGGCCCGGGGGCCACCCGATCGTTCTGCGCCTGCCGGAACAACTGCCCGACGTGATCGCCGACGCTGCCCTCCTCACCCGCGCCCTGACCGCCCTCGGGGCCGACGCGCTGCGGCACAGCCTGCCGGACCGGCCCCCCGTCTTCACCGCCGAGGTCCGCGGCGACCGCCTGGAGATCCGGGTGGAGGACGGGATGCCGGGGCGGGGCCCGGAACCGGACATCACCGCCACCCGGGCATCGGGGAGCAGGGGTGACAGTCTGGCTCTGCGACTGTCACGCGACCTGGCCGAGGCCATGGACGGGTCCCTGGAGACGGCCGCCGAGGGGGCCGCCTTCTCGGTGACGCTCACACTGCCGAGCGCCGCGCCCGGCGGCAACGCGACATCCGGCCGCGCCGAGTGA